Part of the Candidatus Margulisiibacteriota bacterium genome, ACAACGTTTAAATTAAAAATTTCGTCAAAAGCATCTCTGTCATCCGCTATAAGAGCTTCAAAGAGGTCTTTCTCCAATTGATCCTTCATGGGTTTAAATCCGAGAATGTCAAAATCCCTTCTGAATTTTTGGATGATTATATGCCTATTTTGTTCTGAAAGATTATTTAGACAATTAACTATAGAGATACCGGCCATTGATTTATTAACATTAGAACTGCCGATAACGGATTTGTTATTAGCTAGATGTTTTAAATCGGCTAAGGGGGTTAGAGAACTAAAAAAATTAACCAAATCCGTGCTTCTCTTAAGGAGAATGAGTTCCGTCATGATCCGCTCACACTGGGGAGTTAAGAAAATATTGTAACCGTCATCCAGCAAATTCAGTTTTTCCCGCAGGAAATTGGAAATTCTTATATTTCTCTGGCCTGCGATTATTTTGGTATTCATCGGGTACTTCTTGAAAATTGCTCCAACAGCTGCATTATTTCTTCGCAATTGTAATTTTTGGCATAATCCAGAGCTGTTTTCATATGTCCATCTTTGATTTCTATATCAATATCAGGATGCTTCAAAAGTTCCCGAACTATTTCTATGCATTTTTTGTAATGGCGAAGGATTATTGCTTTCAACTTATAAATATTTTCAGCTGTTGCCTGTTTTTTATCCGCAAATATTGATTTGAAAAATAAATCAATGTCTGCACTATCTGTTTTTGCCGCGAAAATTAACTGCATAGCCATGCCCGTATCTCCCGGATTAATTTTAAGGTTCTGGTTTTCAGCTTCATATTTGATCTGTTGTCCGAATTCGCCTAATCTTATAGCTTCTATTAATGCTGTTTTTCCAAAACTGTCTTTGGTATTTATCTCCAGCTCTGGTCTTTTTAATAATTCTTTCACCACATCTACCATGAGGTTGAACGCCGCACCCATTAAAGGGGTATAACTTCCTTTAGCTTTGCTATTGATATCTGCATCGGGAACCTTGAGCATTTCCAACGCGAAGGAAGGCATAGCCCAGAAACAAGACATATTAAAAATAGTAAAATCATTAAACTGGAAGTTATAGTTTACGTCCGCGCCTTGTTCCAACAGACTGATAAATTTGTCCAGTTCGCCAGCCTGAGCTGCTTTCAGCAGGTCAGATCCCAGATATCCGGGTCCTTTTGCTGCCTGATATCCATAGGTAAATCCCAGTATTTCCAGATCGCGGGCCAGAATTTGCAGAACTTTTTCTTTATTAGTTTCATTAAGATTGTTTAAACAGCTTTTTATTGATTTTTCAGCATTAAGTTTTCTTTGCTGGTCAGGGCCTGTGTTATCAGGTTTCAGGTTGTTTATGATTCCAAAGAGATCCACAAGGTTGGCTTTGTTTTGTTTGAGACACAGCATTTCCTCTATTAATTGTTCTCTGTCACTGGATAAGAAAATATTTTTTCCCTGTTTCAGGAGCGACAGTTTATGCTCAAGAAATGCAGATATTGGAATATCTATATTTTCAGCAATGATTTTATGCATGATTTATCCTTCTCGATATTTTTTAATTGTCTGCTGCAATTCATATTTTTCAAACAATTCCAGAATATTTTTGTCATCTTTGGTTTTGGCAATTGATTTCGCGGTTTGATTATCTTTATTTCTTATCGCTGTATCAATTCCGGGAGTTTCCAGTAATGCTTCCACGGTGTGGAGGTTACATCGCTTAACCGCTTTCATCAGGACTGTTTCTCCGCCCTTATCTTTAAGGTTAAGATCAATTCCCGGATGGGTGAGGAGTTCATTAAAGACTGCTTCATTA contains:
- a CDS encoding ankyrin repeat domain-containing protein is translated as MHKIIAENIDIPISAFLEHKLSLLKQGKNIFLSSDREQLIEEMLCLKQNKANLVDLFGIINNLKPDNTGPDQQRKLNAEKSIKSCLNNLNETNKEKVLQILARDLEILGFTYGYQAAKGPGYLGSDLLKAAQAGELDKFISLLEQGADVNYNFQFNDFTIFNMSCFWAMPSFALEMLKVPDADINSKAKGSYTPLMGAAFNLMVDVVKELLKRPELEINTKDSFGKTALIEAIRLGEFGQQIKYEAENQNLKINPGDTGMAMQLIFAAKTDSADIDLFFKSIFADKKQATAENIYKLKAIILRHYKKCIEIVRELLKHPDIDIEIKDGHMKTALDYAKNYNCEEIMQLLEQFSRSTR